One window of Alkaliphilus metalliredigens QYMF genomic DNA carries:
- a CDS encoding HDOD domain-containing protein, with protein sequence MSMNHIDIEKIVNHVEDIPTLPHMINKIMELTDDPESTVQDIENQIMKDQGLTTRVLRRANSAYYGYPRRISSISQATVLLGFETIRNITLSDAVKGILAEELPGYGLKQEDLWVQSQSCAMISRHIAKKLKYKQADEVYIAGLLRDIGKVILSHYLGERYQLVSKQVIEGKTFLEAEEEVLGFHHAEIGARVAEKWNLPADLVDAIAYHHTPEKSEMNAITTSIVHIADAVTMMMGIGLGVDGMAYGLSPYAIEKLSLTEVQVQEIIGECIDLLVDESSFTID encoded by the coding sequence GTATGAATCATATCGATATAGAAAAAATAGTGAATCATGTAGAAGATATACCGACATTACCTCACATGATTAATAAAATTATGGAGTTAACCGACGACCCTGAATCCACAGTACAGGATATTGAAAATCAAATTATGAAGGATCAAGGACTGACCACAAGGGTATTAAGAAGGGCTAATTCTGCCTACTATGGCTATCCTAGGAGGATTAGTAGCATCTCTCAGGCCACGGTGTTACTAGGATTTGAAACCATTAGGAACATCACCTTGTCCGATGCAGTGAAGGGTATTTTAGCAGAAGAGCTACCAGGCTATGGACTCAAGCAGGAGGACTTGTGGGTACAATCGCAATCCTGCGCCATGATTTCTAGACATATAGCAAAAAAGTTAAAATATAAACAGGCTGATGAGGTGTATATTGCAGGCCTCTTAAGGGATATAGGAAAGGTGATTTTAAGTCACTATTTAGGTGAACGATATCAATTGGTGTCGAAGCAAGTGATAGAAGGGAAAACTTTTTTAGAGGCTGAAGAAGAGGTGTTAGGGTTTCACCATGCTGAAATAGGAGCAAGGGTTGCAGAAAAATGGAATTTACCTGCTGATCTAGTGGATGCCATTGCATACCATCATACTCCTGAAAAAAGTGAAATGAATGCGATAACTACTTCAATCGTACACATTGCAGATGCGGTGACCATGATGATGGGAATTGGATTAGGTGTTGATGGGATGGCATATGGACTATCTCCCTATGCTATTGAAAAGCTAAGTTTAACAGAGGTGCAGGTGCAAGAAATTATAGGAGAGTGCATCGATCTGTTGGTTGATGAGAGTTCTTTTACCATTGATTAA
- the thpR gene encoding RNA 2',3'-cyclic phosphodiesterase translates to MRVFIAIELEEEVKKKVEKIQKKLKSYAQKGKFTDPGNFHLTLRFIGEVGEAEIKSIKNAIEKTATKEGFFELVMDQVGSFPKKNKEIVWVGVKGELDRLQNLYKDLEDALEGEGFLKEGRQYNPHITLGREIVLNRPLPSIQEEIKVMESILSVQKISLMESVRINGKLVYRPIYVKSLRV, encoded by the coding sequence ATGAGGGTTTTTATTGCAATTGAACTTGAAGAAGAAGTAAAGAAAAAGGTAGAAAAGATTCAAAAAAAGCTAAAGAGTTATGCTCAGAAAGGGAAGTTTACTGACCCTGGTAATTTTCATCTAACCCTACGATTCATTGGAGAGGTGGGTGAGGCTGAAATAAAATCAATCAAAAATGCCATTGAAAAAACAGCCACAAAGGAAGGGTTCTTTGAACTGGTCATGGATCAAGTAGGAAGTTTTCCTAAAAAAAACAAAGAAATTGTATGGGTGGGTGTAAAGGGGGAGTTGGATCGTCTGCAGAATCTTTATAAAGACCTTGAGGATGCATTGGAGGGAGAAGGGTTTTTAAAGGAAGGACGTCAATATAATCCACATATTACTTTGGGGCGAGAAATTGTTTTGAATAGACCACTTCCGAGTATTCAGGAGGAAATAAAAGTGATGGAGTCTATCCTTAGTGTGCAAAAGATATCCCTGATGGAGAGTGTAAGGATAAATGGCAAATTGGTTTATCGGCCTATTTACGTGAAGTCTTTAAGAGTATAA
- a CDS encoding VanZ family protein: MKKWKAWMIVIGIIGGIFYLSSIPGLRVLPILKEFNTFIMRFDVYFIRMAEIIAQRLPMDSNELTPFQTASNDFYVYAKANPVIIEFILRKIAHMVVFFCLTIAIFFLFNQYTKKSTTAVLFAFILTTVFAALDEFRQSFVDGRVSSLIDVFIDAIGITFATLLILFAIFITKKWSNEKGPLH, encoded by the coding sequence ATGAAAAAATGGAAGGCTTGGATGATTGTTATTGGTATAATAGGGGGAATTTTTTACTTGTCTTCTATTCCTGGATTACGGGTTTTACCAATTCTTAAGGAATTTAACACTTTTATCATGAGATTTGATGTTTACTTTATTAGGATGGCAGAAATCATCGCACAACGCCTTCCCATGGATTCAAATGAATTGACACCCTTTCAAACTGCCAGTAATGACTTTTATGTCTATGCAAAGGCAAATCCCGTTATTATTGAGTTTATTCTTAGAAAAATCGCTCATATGGTTGTCTTTTTCTGTCTCACCATCGCTATTTTCTTCTTGTTCAACCAATATACAAAAAAGTCTACCACAGCGGTTTTATTCGCCTTTATCCTGACCACTGTATTTGCCGCTCTAGACGAATTTCGCCAATCCTTTGTGGATGGCAGGGTCAGTAGTTTAATTGATGTGTTCATAGACGCAATTGGCATTACCTTTGCCACACTTTTAATTCTCTTTGCCATATTTATTACAAAAAAATGGTCAAATGAAAAAGGACCCTTGCATTAA
- a CDS encoding transporter associated domain-containing protein produces MSTEGFKKKLVKYAMNLELIIAVCIVVAVIAGIVVLAKHLAVIAVADGYNIYETFKKFLSIALLLIIGVEMVLMLLSHSTSSILELVLYAITRKMLIYSETMLDLILGTVAIAIVFVIRKYLMSNKYRKESSYEGAIISAASPIHDLNFDSDLDIPENKGTTVGGLICRLSEETCNPVEEGAKYTVGNVTMKILKIKDGLIEKVLLTEDEEKETETETSSH; encoded by the coding sequence ATGAGTACAGAAGGATTTAAAAAGAAACTGGTAAAATACGCTATGAATTTGGAGCTTATCATTGCAGTATGTATTGTGGTTGCAGTTATTGCTGGAATTGTAGTCTTAGCTAAACACCTGGCAGTCATAGCAGTAGCAGATGGTTATAACATCTATGAAACATTTAAAAAGTTCTTAAGTATAGCCCTGTTGCTGATCATTGGAGTCGAGATGGTATTAATGCTACTCTCTCATTCCACCAGTAGCATACTAGAATTAGTTCTTTATGCAATCACAAGAAAGATGTTGATTTACAGTGAAACCATGCTTGACTTAATCCTAGGGACAGTGGCCATTGCCATTGTGTTCGTTATCCGTAAATATTTAATGTCTAATAAATATAGAAAAGAAAGTAGCTATGAAGGTGCGATTATTTCTGCTGCATCCCCAATCCATGATTTGAACTTTGATTCAGATTTAGATATTCCTGAAAACAAAGGAACGACTGTAGGTGGATTGATATGCCGACTTTCTGAGGAAACATGTAATCCTGTGGAGGAAGGGGCAAAATATACAGTAGGTAATGTCACCATGAAAATACTCAAAATAAAGGATGGACTTATTGAAAAGGTTTTATTGACTGAGGATGAGGAAAAGGAAACGGAAACGGAAACTTCATCTCATTAA